CAACAATATCATTACCTCTTGTATTCCCAATTCTTAAACATACAGATCTAATTCCATCATGCTTTGTAATAAGAACATTCTTTGAGAAGCGAATTCGCGCTTTTGGGCGACTAAGTTTTGCAAAGACAATACCAGTCATAACTGCAACTGCAATTATTCCAATAAATGACTCTACTAAGACGAGGAAATTTGCAAGTGTACCAGTAGGACTTAAGGCCCCATAACCAATTGTGGACATGGTTTGAACACTGAAGTGAAAAGCCTTTTCAAAACTAGGTGTTTCTCCACCAATTGAGTTTGGGATAAGGGTAAAGAGCAGTCCAAAGAAAACGTTTCCGATAAAATAAAGAATAAAAACAATAAGAACCAGCTTCAACCAACTTGTGTTGAGAAGATGAAAATAAAAGTCTTTTCGCATACTTCCTAGCTTTAGTTTTCTTATTTTTATTTTTTACTCCTTTTTAAGCAGCGCTACCTTATTTAACTTAGACATGTGTCATTTAAGGATTATAACAGCTATATGCTCAATTTTAAAAAAACATAATATAAATATTCTCTATTAAGCAATGTCGCTTTGAGTAAATTGATTATTAATTACTCAGGTATTAAAGAATATGAAAAGCTTTGAGTTTGCACAATATTTATTTCAAATGATAGTATTTAGAGTACCACCAACGATGAGATCATTATGAAAATAATTGTTTTTAGTGCCCACAATTTTGAAAAAGAATACTTACTACATTATGCAAATGAGCACATTATTACTTTTATTAGTGGCCCACTAAATTCTGATACGGTCACTCTTGCAAAAGGTCATGACGTCGTTAGTGTATTTACAAATGATAAAGTGAATAAAGATGTAATCGATCAACTAAGTGATTTTGGAATTAAACTTATCGCTCTAAGATGTGCAGGTTTTAATAATGTTGATCTTAGTCACGCAAAATCAAAAGGAATTCCTGTAACGAGAGTTCCGGAATATTCACCACAGGCCATCGCCGAACATACAATGGCAATGATCTTAACTCTGAATAGAAAGACTCATAAAGCCTATAATCGAGTTAGGGAAAATAACTTTAATCTCGATGGCCTAGTTGGTTTTGACTTATATCAAAAAACTATTGGTGTTATTGGAACAGGAAAAATAGGAAAAGCATTTTCTAAGATTGCTCTAGGATTTGGCTGTAAGGTTTTAGCATTTGACTTGAGTAAAGACAGTGAATTAGAAGAACTGGGAGTTCGCTATGTTGAATTTGATGAACTTCTAGCTTCTTCAAAGATCATTTCACTTCATATTCCTCTAAACAATAATACATACCATCTTATCAATGACTCTAGTATCTCTAAGATGCAAAATGGTGTCGTATTCATTAATACAAGCCGAGGTGGATTGGTTGATACAAAAGCATTAATAAAGGCCTTAAAAGAAAAGAAGGTCTTGGCCGCAGGCCTAGATGTTTACGA
This sequence is a window from Halobacteriovorax vibrionivorans. Protein-coding genes within it:
- a CDS encoding ion channel; this encodes MRKDFYFHLLNTSWLKLVLIVFILYFIGNVFFGLLFTLIPNSIGGETPSFEKAFHFSVQTMSTIGYGALSPTGTLANFLVLVESFIGIIAVAVMTGIVFAKLSRPKARIRFSKNVLITKHDGIRSVCLRIGNTRGNDIVEAKVHLSALFNEVTSEGEKVRRIYNLDLKRDYSPFFRLSWLIIHPISETSPLFDYENSEHKLVGLMLTVTGHDGTYSTTVYDQHLYGREDIVKDKYFVDIMKEVTTNTYRIEYEKFDTLKD
- a CDS encoding 2-hydroxyacid dehydrogenase is translated as MKIIVFSAHNFEKEYLLHYANEHIITFISGPLNSDTVTLAKGHDVVSVFTNDKVNKDVIDQLSDFGIKLIALRCAGFNNVDLSHAKSKGIPVTRVPEYSPQAIAEHTMAMILTLNRKTHKAYNRVRENNFNLDGLVGFDLYQKTIGVIGTGKIGKAFSKIALGFGCKVLAFDLSKDSELEELGVRYVEFDELLASSKIISLHIPLNNNTYHLINDSSISKMQNGVVFINTSRGGLVDTKALIKALKEKKVLAAGLDVYEEEENLFFDDHSMDVLQDDDLARLMTFPNTLITSHQAFLTHEALTNIAQTTFESINSIESQNFEYSI